From the Candidatus Thermoplasmatota archaeon genome, one window contains:
- a CDS encoding DUF6516 family protein, with protein MLKTLESLEKSEIVKHYEILDFKQGKNFYFIKIKAIFVDKSELHIREFISEEEYLYSYHWQDNNGIMRIRWDNSLHHKHLKSFPHHDIPSKS; from the coding sequence ATGTTGAAGACTTTAGAATCACTGGAGAAGAGTGAAATTGTTAAGCACTATGAAATCCTGGATTTCAAGCAAGGCAAAAACTTTTATTTCATAAAAATAAAGGCAATATTTGTCGATAAAAGTGAGTTGCATATAAGAGAGTTTATTTCCGAAGAGGAATACCTGTATTCATATCACTGGCAGGATAATAACGGGATAATGAGAATAAGGTGGGATAATTCACTGCACCACAAACATCTAAAAAGCTTTCCACACCATGATATTCCTTCAAAATCGTAA